The genomic DNA GCCCACAACGCCCCGCGCTTGGCACAGAGCGAACACGTGCAGCGCGTCACGTTCGAGGGCGCCTCCGTCACCTCGAACACCGTCTCACCACAATGACAGCTTGCCTCGATCGGCATGATCCGCTCCCCGCTTTGTCAGGAGCTGGTCGTAGCCTGCCCCTGCTGCCAACATGCTGTCAGCAGCGCAGTGCATGGGCAAAAAACGCGAAAACAACCCCATGCACAGTAGCCGGCTCTAGTCGAATCAATGGTTTAGGCATGGCCCAATCGTACGATGATGTTGCCGGGCAGGAGCGCTTGCTCGTCCGAGGGCCCGCTCCGCCAGAGGCATTCGCCTGCGACCAATTCCGGCGTTGAGAGCCGATGGTCGGCAAAGTTCGCGACGATCTGCAAAGTGTCCCCTTTCTCGGTCCGCCAGCGCACGTCCACGCCGCCCCGGCGAGGATCATCGCCAAGCAGCTCACGCTGCGCCGAGACGAAGCCTTGTTCGATCAGCGGCAGGATCTTTTCGCGCCGGATCGTCAACAACTGCGTCGTCAAGGCCCGAAAGCGCACGCAGCCGGGAGAATGATCCATGCTGGCCCAGTCGAGTTTCGAGGCCTGAAAGGTGCTCTCGTCGCACGGGTCCGGAATCCTGGCGCGCATTTCAGGTGTCGAGAAGGCCTTGAAGTGCGAAAACTCCTTGCGGCGCCCTTCCCGCGTCAGTTCGGCCGCTTCTCCGGTCCAGTCTGCAAAGAACAGGAACGGCGTTTCGACAGCCGCTTCCTCACCCATGAACAGCATGGGAATGTGCGGATTGAGCAGGACCAGCGCCATCGCCTGCTCCAGCTTTTCCGGGCTGACCAATGTCGACAATCGCTCACCCAAGGCGCGGTTGCCGATCTGATCGTGGTTTTGCGCGAAGAAGATCGTGGCTTCCGGCGGCAGATGGGCACTCGGCTCGCCGCGTGGCGCATCATGCAGTGCAAAGACCTCGCCCTGGTACGCAAAGCCTTCCGTGAGCGATCGCGCAAGGTGTTCGAGCGGCTTGTCCGCGAACGCGCGGTAATACCCCTCGTCTTCTCCCGTCAGCAGGACGTGAAGCGCATTATGGAAATCGTCGCCCCATTGCGCATCGAAATATCTCGGCCGTCCGTCTTTGCGCTCTAGCAGGTGCGCCTGATTGGCCTCATTCTCCAGCATCAGATGCACGCGCCGGCCGGGCAATTCGTGCCGGATGATCTCGGCAAGCTCGATGAGGAAATGCCGCTCGGAATGGTCTTTCAAGGCGTGGACGGCATCGAAGCGCAGGCCGTCGAAGCCGTAGTCACCCAGCCACATCAGCGCATTCTCAATCAAGAACTCGCGCACGAAGGCGCCGTCGGATCCCTCCAAATTGACGGCAGGCCCCCAGCCGGTCGTGTGACGGTTGTTGAAGAAGTTCTCCGCGTAAGCGTGCAGGTAATTCAGCTGCGGGCCGAAGTGGTTATAGACCACGTCGAGATAGACCATGATGTCGAGGGCGTGTGCGGCCCGCAACAGCCGCTTGAGATCCTGCGGCCTGCCGTAGCGCGCGTTGGGCGCGTTCAGCAGCACGCCGTCATAGCCCCAATTGTGCCGGCCGGGGACATCGTTGATCGGCATCAGCTCGATGGCGGTGATGCCGAGATCGCGCAGATACGGGAGCCGCTTCTCGACGCCGGCATAGGTCCCCTCCTCGCTGAAGGTGCCGACGTGCAGCTCGTAGATGACGGCTTCCGCCCAGGGACGGCCCGGGTAAGGGACAGGATCCCGAAGCGCCGCAATATCGACCACCTCGCTCGGCGCGCCGACGTCATCCGGCTGAAAGAACGAGGCAGGGTCCGGCACGATCAGGTCCTCGTTGATCCTGAACTGATAGCGCGTGCCGGCATGCGCGGTTGGACTGAGCATCTGATACCAGCCATCGTCGTCGCGTGACATCCGCTGCGGCGGCCGGCCGGTCTCCAGCAACTCCACCGATCGGGCCGTCGGTGCCCACAGGTTGAAGCTGACCCCATGATCGACGATCTCAGCGCCGCGGCGCCGGGCATGCCCTGCTAATCCCAGTCTTTGAATCAATCTGTTCGCCTTTCGCGCCGCATGCTCGCATTGGCATGCCTTGGGCGGAGCGCGATGCGCGCGCCGTTACGATCGCTTGAGGGATGCCTGTGGACGAGAAAGCTGACCTGCCGACATTCGTTCCTCCGGCCCCCAGCGCCGCCCGCTTGTGTACACTTTTGGACCCATCTCCAAGAAAAGCTCAGTCGCTCGTTGAGCTTAGGAACTTTTGTTGCGCCGCAGAATTTGAGCCACAACGCTTCACTGACGAAGCGTCGTTGGAATTCAAAGATGGTTGGCAAAGACCACTATTGCCCCGGTTGGTGGGCATAGCGAATGCGGATCCTGTTCGCGACGCCCGAAGTATCAGACTTCATTCAAGTCGGCGGCCTCGCCGCCGTCTCCGCGGCTCTGCCGCGCGCCTTACGCGATCTTGCTGACGTACGCGTCATCATCCCAGGCTATCCGGCGGTTCTGCGCGGCTTGAGCGATCTCAAGACCGTGGGTCGATGCCAGCCCTACGCCGCCCTGCCCGCCTTCGAGGTCGATCTCGGACATACCGCGGATGGCCTGACATATTACGTCGTGCGCTGTCCCGCGCTGTACGATCGGGACGGCACGCCCTATGCCGACGGCCGCGGGGCGGATTGGTCCGACAACAATGTGCGGTTCGCCACTTTCTCCTATGCCGCCGCTCAGATCGCCAGAGGATTGGTCGACAAGGACTGGTCCGCCGACCTGGTTCACGCCAACGACTGGCAATGCGCGCTGATCCCCGGCTATCTGGAATGGCACTACGCGCACATTCCGACCGTCTTCACGATCCACAATCTGGCCTATCAGGGGGTCTTCGACCGGAGCTCGCTGGCCCCGCTCGGAATTCCCGAGGCGAGCTTCAACATCGACGGTGTCGAATTCTACAATCGCCTGTCCTTCATCAAGGCGGGTCTGGTCTATGCATCGCACCTGACGACCGTCAGCCAGACCTATGCGCGGGAGATCACGACGGCCGAGTTCGGCTGCGGTCTCGAAGGACTTCTGAAGCAAAGAGCTGATCGCAACCAGCTGTCCGGCATCCTCAACGGCATCGACGAGAGCTGGGACCCGCGCACCTGTTCGTCACTGCTGCAACCGTTCGGGGCCGGTGACTGGACCGAGCGTTCCCTGAACGCCGAAGATGTCAGGGACCAGTTCGGCCTGGCAATCTCACGTGGACCCCTGTTCGCCCTCGTGGCGCGCCTCGTTCATCAAAAGGGCGTCGACCTCGTGATCGAGAGCGCTCAAGCGATCGTCGATGCGGGCGGCCAGATCGTCGTCACCGGCAAGGGCGAGCCGCGGTTCGAAGAGGCCCTGCTCCAGGCGCAGGCGCGCGCGCCGCGATCGATTGCCGTCAAGATCGGCTTCGACGACGCCGAAGCGCGGAAGATCTTCGCGGGCAGCGACTTCACGCTGATGCCGTCGCGCTTCGAGCCATGCGGGCTGAGCCAGATGTACGCCCAGCGCTTCGGCTCGCTGCCGATTGGCCACCGCACCGGCGGCCTCGCCGAGACCATCGTCGACGGCGAGACGGGATTTTTGTTCGACCGGGCATCGGCGCCCGGCTTCCTCGGGAGCCTCTGCCGGGCCTTTTCGACCTTCGGCATGAAGGATCGCCTCGATCATATGCGCAGGGCCGCCATGGCGCAGGCCTTCAGCTGGAGCCAGTCGGCCAAATCCTACGCGGCGCTCTACAAATCTTCGATCTAACAGTATCGCGATACTCTGCAGCTCGATCCCTCGCCAGGAAGATGACGCCCCGTCGCATGAGGATGCTCGTTCGAATTACGCAGCGCGATGAACGCCAGCAGACGCCATTCTCCGGGCAACTGGAACGGAAACATCCGGCGACTGTTACGACCACACACAGGAGTTGCCGCCATGCGCCGTTCGACACCGAAGCCCATCCGCAACAAGCTCGACCTGACCGACCGCGCGCAGATGCGCCTCGTCAGGAAACGCTTGGGTCTGTCAGATGCCGAGTTGACTGCCATCGCCGGGCGGATCGGCAATTCGATCTCCGCGATCAGCAAGGAAGCGGCCCAGCAGCGCGCCAGCGTCCTGCCCAAGCCGGCCGATGTGCCGCCGGCCGCCGTGATCGCCTCGGCAACGGCTGCTGAACAGGCCGCGACCGAACTACCGGCAACAGCGCCGACATCCTGACCCGATCGTCATTGGGGGGCAGACATGGACCAAAAGACGCAATCCGACGACGCCCTGACGCGGGCGGCGTCGAGCCTGCGCCGTTCCCGGATCACGGAAGGCAAGCCGTTTCCGCTCGGCGCGACCTGGGACGGCCTCGGCGTCAATTTCGCGCTGTTCTCGGCCTATGCCACGAAGGTCGAGCTGTGCCTGTTCGACGCCGACGGTGAAACCGAAATCGAGCGCATCGAGCTTCCGGAATATACCGATGAGGTCTGGCACGGCTATCTGCCGTCGGCCCGTCCGGGCACGGTCTATGGCTATCGCGTTCATGGACCCTACGAGCCCGACGCCGGACATCGCTTCAACCCCAACAAGCTGCTGCTCGATCCCTATGCCAAGCAGCTGGCCGGACAATTGCGCTGGGGACCGGAGCTGTTCGGCTACCAACTCGACCACGCCGACAAGGACCTCTCCTTTGACGAGCGCGACAGCGCGCCGCTCATGCAGAAATGCCGCGTCATCGACCCCGCGTTCACCTGGGGCGCGGCGCGCAAGCCCGAAGTGCCGTGGGAGCGGACGATCGTCTACGAGATGCACGTCAAAGGCTTCACGCAGCTGCATCCGCTGGTGCCCGAGGCAGACCGCGGGACGTTCTCCGGCCTCGCGCATTCGGAAATCTCCGCCTATCTACGCTCGCTCGGGATCACCAGCGCGGAGCTGCTGCCGATCCATGCTTTTGTTGATGATAGCTATCTGGTCGACAAAGGCCTGCGCAATTACTGGGGCTACAATTCCATTGCCTTCTTCGCGCCGGAGCCGCGTTACCTGAAGACGCCGTTCGCGAACGAGTTCAAGGAGATGGTCAACCAGTTCCACGCCCATGGCATCGAAATCATCCTGGATGTCGTCTATAATCACACTGCCGAAGGCAACGAGCTCGGCCCGACGCTGTCGTTCAAGGGCATCGACAACGCCAGCTATTACCGCCTGCTGCCGGACCAGAAGCGCTACTACATCAACGATACCGGCACCGGAAATACGGTGAACCTGTCGCATCCGCGGGTGCTGCAGCTGGTCGCGGATTCCCTTCGCTACTGGGCAAATGAGATGCGGGTCGATGGCTTCCGCTTCGACCTCGCCACCATCCTCGCGCGCGAGCCCTATGGCTTCGACGAAGGCGGCGGCTTCCTCGACGCTTGCCGTCAGGATCCTGTGCTGTCCAGCGTCAAGCTGATCGCGGAGCCATGGGACATCGGCCCGGGCGGCTATCAGGTCGGCCAATTTCCGCCCGGATGGGCCGAGTGGAATGACAAGTTCAGGGATAGTGCGCGCGCCTTCTGGAAGGGCGACGAGGGATCAATCGCGGACTTCGCCAAGCGCGTGTCGGGGTCGGGCGATCTCTTCAACAAGCGCGGGCGCCGGCCTTGGGCCAGCGTCAACTTCATCACGGCGCATGACGGCTTCAACCTCAACGATCTCGTCTCCTACAACGACAAGCACAACGAGGCGAACGGAGAGGACAACCGCGACGGCCACAGCAACAACCATTCCTGGAATTGCGGCGTCGAAGGACCGACCGACGATCCCGAGATCACTGCGCTGCGCGAACGCCAGAAGCGGAATCTGCTCGCGACGATGCTACTGTCCCACGGCACGCCGATGCTGCTTGCCGGGGACGAGTTTGGGCACACCCAGAATGGCAACAACAATGCCTATGCCCAGGACAACGAGACGACGTGGCTCGACTGGATGGGTATCACGGCAAACGGCCGCAGCCTTCGCGAATTCGCGCGCAAGCTGATCGCCACGCGCAAGGCCTTCCCGATCCTCTATCGCAGCCGTTTCCTGGTCGGCTCGCACAACGAAGAGCTCGACGTCAAGGACGTCACATGGCTGTCGCCCTCCGGCGACGAGATGACCAGCGAGCAATGGCAGGACGGCAACGCCAAGTGCTTCGGCATGCTGCTCGACGGACGCGCCCAGGAGACCGGGATCAAGCGCCGCGGCTCGGACGCGACGATGCTTCTGATCTACAACGCCCACTATGACGTGGTGAACTTCACCTTACCGACGGTCACCGATGGAAACAGCTGGTTGGGCCTGATCGATACCAATCAGCCTGAGGCCCAGATGCCCGCATTCGAGCTCGGACACGCTTACGCCGTGACCGGACGGTCGCTTGTCGTATTTGGTCTTGCCACCGAGAACGCGGCCACGCGACGCCTTCTGCAAGGTCTCGGCGCGCTGCTCGATGTCGCGGAAGCGCCATTGCCGCGCTAGAGTTCCGGCCTCGCGGAAAGCACACCCAGGCTGCAGCCGGTATCGCCCTCGCCGGCCCGCGCAGCTACACTGCTCCGATTCCCGGAGCTTCTCCTCTTGGCCTTCCTCTTCGTCCTCATCGTCGGCCTCGTCGCCGGCACCATCTCAGGCATCGTCGGCACCGGCTCGTCGATCATGCTGATGCCGGTGCTGGTCTATGCCTATGGGCCGAAGGAAGCCGTGCCGATCATGGCGGTGGCGTCCGTGATGGCGAATTTCTCGCGCATCCTGGCCTGGTGGCGCGAGGTCGACTGGCGGGCCTGCGCGGCCTATTCGGTCACGGGCATTCCGGCCGCCGTGCTCGGCGCGCGGACGTTGCTGGCGCTGCCCTCGCATGCCGTCGATCTCGCCATCGGCCTGTTCCTGATCGCGATGGTGCCGGTGCGGCACTGGCTGGCGCGGCACGATTTGAAGGCCAATCTCTGGCACCTCGCCATCGGCGGAGCGGTCATCGGCTATCTCACCGGCATCGTGGTCTCGACCGGCCCGCTCAGCGTGCCGCTGTTCCTGTTCTACGGCCTCTCGAAGGGCGCCTTCCTCGCCACCGAGGCCGCAAGCTCGCTCGGCCTCTATTTCGCGAAATCAGTGACCTTCGAGCGCTTCGGCGCGCTGACCGGCGATGTCTTCGTGAAGGGCTTGATTGCAGGCGCCTCGCTGATGTCGGGCGCCTTCATCGCAAAACGCTTCGTCCTGCACCTGAAGCCGGACATGTTCCGCCTGCTGATGGACGCGATCATGATCGCGGCCGGGCTCTCGATGCTGTGGAACGCGACGCAGCCCTGATCGCGCTCAGGCGGCGAATTCGGGCGCGATCGAGGGGCTGTCGGCGAGGACGCGGCTTTCGACCGCCGGCCGCGTCTCGAGCCATTGCAGCACGGCGTCGAGCGGCTGCGGCCGCTGATAGAAGTAGCCCTGCCCGAACCTCACGCCCATCTCGCGCATGGCCGCGGCCTGCTCGGCGCGCTCGATGCCTTCAGCGACCAAAGTGAGCCCCAGCGTGCCGGCGAGCGATGCGATCACGCCGACGATCGCCTTGTCTTCCGCGCTATCGGGAATCTCGTTGATGAACGCCTTGTCGATCTTGACCTTGTCGAGCGGGAAACGCCGGAGATGCGCGAGCGAGCTGTAACCGGTGCCGAAATCGTCGAGCGCGATCGTGGCGCCCAGGCGGCGCAGGCGATGCAGCGTCTCGGAGGCGCTGGCGATGTTGTTGATCAGCGAGCCCTCGGTGATCTCGAGCTCCAGCAGTGAGGCCGCAACGTCGAAACGCGCGCAGGTCGCGCGCAGCTCGGCGGCGAGCGAATGGTCGGCAAGCTCGGACGGCGGCAGATTGATCGCGATCCGTATCTGCGGCCTGCCGGCGGCGGCGAGCCGCTGCAGCGCCCAGCAGGCGTCGGTCAGCACGTAGCGGGTCAGCCGCGCGTTGTTGCCGCTGCGCTCGATCAGCGGCAGGAATTCAGCCGGACCGATCACGCCATGTTCGGGATGCCGCCAGCGGATCAGCGCTTCCAGGCCGACGACATCGTGGCTCTCGAGGTCGACCTGGCTCTGGTACCAGACCTCGAACTGTCCCTCGGCAAAGCCCGTGGGGATGGCAAGCTCGAGATCCCTGCGGCGGCGATAGTCGCGCTGCAGCGCTTCGTCGAGCACGGCGACCGTGCCGGGCGCCTTGCTCTTGGCATGATAGAGCGCGATATCGGCCAGCGTCGGCAGGTGCGACAGCTCCGGATCGTCGGCGCGGCGCACGGCAAGGCCGATGCTGGCGCGCGGCACGACCTGCTTGTCGTGGAGCCGGATCGGTTCGGAAATGGCGGCCAGCACCTGCTGCGCGAAGGCGTGCGCCGACGCCTCGTTGCTCACCTCGGGGCGAATGACGACGAATTCATCGCCGCCGAGCCGGGCGACCCAATCCTCCGCCTCGACTGCACGACGAAGACGCTGGGAAATATGCACCAGGAGCTGGTCGCCGGCCTCGTGGCCGAAGGTGTCGTTGATGCCCTTGAAGTCGTCGAGATCGATGAAGCAGAACGCGACCAGCGCGTCCGGCCTGCCGCCATCGCGGCTCGCGACGGCAAGCCGCTCGGTCAGCGAGCGCCGGTTGGGCAGCCCCGTGAGCGGATCGTGCGCGGCCATGTGTCCGAGCCGGTCGAGCGCGCCCGACGTCGTGTGCTGCATGGCGTTGAAGGCGCGCGCGAGCTGGCCGAATTCGTTCGCGGATGTGACGTCCGCCGGATAGGCGCGGCCGTCCTGCTTGCTGCGCTGGATCGCCGACATCATGGCCGCCAGCGGCCTGCCGATGAAGATGTTGGCGGAGATCCGCATGGCGATCAGGGTCGCAAACGTCGCGAGCAGGCCGACGACCAGCAGCAGCACCATCCGGCTGCCGGTGTCCGCATACAACGTCGCATGGGAATAGGCGATGGCGATGCGGCCGGCCTGAACGGCCATGTTGCCGTTGCTGTACTGGATCGGACGCGAGACCTCCGCGACCGTCTGTCCTTCGGGGCGCGCCACCACGCGGGCAATCGCAGCGCCCGTGTCGTCATAGACGGCCGCCGCAGCGATGGTCTCGTCGTGCATGATCTCGTTGAGCACGCCCGTGACCTGGTCGTAGCGCATCTTCCAGAGCGGCTCGGCGATCAGCTCGGCGCGGCTCTCGGCAACACGGGCCATGCGGGCGTCGAGCTGCCTGATCTGCGACCAGAAGCTCGAAGCCTCGACGCCGGCGGAGGCCAGCAATTGCACCAGCAGCAGAACGGGCACGGTGGCCCAGATCATGGCGCGAACGACCGAGCGCAGGCGCGGCGGCGCGGCCTCGTCGTTGCCTTCAGGCTCGTTCATCGCCTCATCCTCGCGCATCAATCGGCGGCGCCTTCGGGAAGCGGCAGCGACGAAATCAACGCATCGAGCGAGAAGTCGTAATGGCCGCAGCGTCCCGGCTTCGCCCTGAAGCGCGCGAAGTCGATCCGGTCGAACGCACGTGTCTTGATGAGGTCGCCGACCGAGGCGAGATTCTGGCGGGTGATCGCAGACGTCTTGACCTCGACGCGGGGCGAGGCCGCCGCGAAATCGCAGCCGTCGGCATAATCGCGCAGCAGGACGATCGACCAGCCGCCAAGCAGGAAATGCCCGCCGTCGGTCAGCAGCAGGCGGCCTGCCCTGATCTCGCGCAGCGCGTCCTCCGACCAGTTGAGGCCGACCAGCTGAATGTCGCGGCCGGGCACGAGTCCGGCGGCGACCACCGCGCGCAGCGCGCCGAGCGCCATCGGATCGTTTCCGGCCCAGATGCCGGCGGGCCGAATCTCCTTGCGCGAGGCCCAGCTCAGATAATTCGTGGTGACCTGCTCGGCCTCCGACTGCGTCCAGTTGGCGAACAGCAGCCGGTCCACCACGACGTCAGGCGCGGCATCCACCGCAAGCTTGAGACCGGCGTTGCGCGCGATCGAGGCGGGTGTGATCTCGTCGCCGCCGATGCCGAGAAGATGGATCTTGCCGTCCGGGCTCTGCCATTTCTCGGCACGAGCGGCCGCAATCAGGGCGTTGGCCATCCGTGCGCCCGCGGTCTGAAGATCGGTCGTGATGTCGCCGAGCCAGGTCCTGAGCTTTTGCCGGGGCGGTCCAAGACGCACCGCATCCTCGCCGATCAGCGTGTTCGAGAGCAGCAGCGTCTTGACGCCTGCAGCCTCGGCCGCTTCCAGGATCGGAACGGCGGCGGATTCCTCGTTCGACAGGATGAGGAAATCGGGCTTGTCACGGCGTGCGACCACGCCGAAGCCGAGCTCCTGCATGGTGCGGTAGTTGCGTTCGCTGGTCAGCACCTCGACATGCGCATCGAGCTTGCGGCCGGCGGCCTGCATGGTTTGCGCCACCATGTCCCAGTAGACCTCGCCGGTCTTGCCGGGATTGACGAACACGATGTCGAGGGGCTTGGCATAGCTGGGGCTGGCGGACGCGAAAACGCCGCCGGCCATGCCCACAGCGAGCAATATTCGCAGGAATCTCGTCATTTCTCTTCGCCGCCCCCGATGGTTCCGAGGTTGGACCCGCGTCCGCTAACACTTCGCAAAATCCACCCGGCCACGGCGACACAGGGCTAATGAAAGGTATATCTGGCCTGCCGAATTGAGATAATCGAAGCGCCGGCGATCACCCTGCCATTCCGTGCTATCAGCAAGCTGAAACCTCGACTCATCTATCCCCATGGCCAAGAACACGCTTTCCTTCGTCTGCCAGAACTGCGGCGCGGCCTATAACCGCTGGCAGGGCAAGTGCGAGTCCTGCGGCGAGTGGAATACGCTCGCGGAAGAAGACACCAGCGGCAGCGTGCCGGTCTCGATCCGCTCCAAGCGCAAGGGCCGGACGTTTGCGCTGGAGAGCCTCGCCGGCAAGAGCCCGGATGCGCCGCGCCTGTCCTCTGGCATGACCGAGCTCGACCGCGTCACCGGCGGCGGCTTCGTCCGTGGTTCGGTGCTGCTGGTCGGCGGCGATCCCGGCATCGGCAAGTCGACATTGCTGACACAGGCAACCAGCCTGATGGCGCGCGCCGGCCACCGCATCGTCTACATCTCCGGCGAAGAGGCGATCGCGCAGGTGCGGCTGCGCGCCGAGCGGCTCGGCCTGTCGGACGCGCCGGTGCAGCTCGCCGCCGAGACCTCGGTCGAGGACATCGTCTCGACGCTGTCGGAGGGCGCGGTGCCCCGGCTGATCGTGATCGACTCGATCCAGACCATGTGGACCGACACGGTGGAATCGGCGCCCGGCACCGTGACCCAGGTGCGCGCCTCGGCGCAGGCGCTGATCCGTTTTGCCAAGAAGACCGGCGCGGCCATCATCCTGGTCGGCCATGTCACCAAGGACGGCCAGATCGCCGGCCCCCGCGTGGTCGAGCACATGGTCGACGCGGTGATGTCGTTCGAGGGCGAAGGCTCACAGCAATTCCGCATCCTGCGCGCCGTGAAGAACCGCTTCGGCCCGACCGACGAGATCGGCGTGTTCGAGATGACCGGCCTCGGCCTGCGCGAAGTCACCAACCCCTCGGAGCTGTTCCTGTCCGAGCGCGATCTCGGCACGCCCGGCACCGCAGTCTTCGCGGGTATCGAGGGCACGCGGCCCGTTCTGGTCGAATTGCAGGCGCTGGTGGCTCCGACCTCGCTCGGCACGCCCAGGCGTGCGGTGGTCGGCTGGGATCCGAGCCGACTGTCGATGGTGCTGGCGGTGCTGGAGGCCCATTGCGGGGTCAAGCTGTCCGGTCATGACGTTTATCTGAACGTCGCCGGCGGCCTGCGCATCCACGAGCCGGCGGCCGACCTCGCCGCCGCGGCGGCGCTGGTGTCATCCCTGGTTAATGCGCAATTGCCGACCGATGCGGTCTATTTCGGCGAGATCTCGCTGTCCGGCGTGGTGCGGCCGGTGGCACAGACCCCGGCCCGGCTCAAGGAAGCCGCAAAACTCGGCTTCCAGCGCGCCGTGCTGCCCGAATCGGCACGGGGCGAGACCGGGGGCGATGCCGGATTGACGCTGAACGCGGTCAACAGCCTGACGACATTGGTGGCCGAGATCGCCGCCCGCGGCTCGCGCCGGGGCGAATCGAACACGCCGGCCGAGAAAAATGCCACACCGGCAAGATTCCGCCGCGGAGAGGGCTAGGTGGAGGTGACGCCGGAGGCCCCCGCCGCTATACAGCCGTCACAAAAGCAGCATGGGATTGCGTGGTTGCGGCCTTGCCGGGAACGCCGTCTGCCCCTCTTTTAGGGCAGCGGCCAAACACCGATTCGCTAGAGCACCTTCGAAGTACGAGCGGACCAGACCAGCCGATGCCAGTAACACTCCTCGACCTGATCCTGCTCGGTGTGATGCTGATCTCGGGCCTGCTCGCCATGGTGCGCGGCTTCATGCGCGAAATCCTGTCGATCGCGGCCTGGGGCGCGGCGGCGATCGTGACGCTGTACTCGTTCTCGAAGCTGCTGCCGACCGCCAAGACCTATTTCAACAACGACACGGTGGCGAGCGTCGTGGTCGTCGCGGGCGTGTTCGTGGGCACCCTGGTCGTGGTCTCCGTGATCACGGTCCGAATCTCCGACATGATCCTGGATTCGCGCATCGGCGCGCTGGACCGCACGCTGGGGTTCCTGTTTGGCCTGGCTCGCGGGCTTTTGATCGTCGTCGTCGCGTTCCTGTTCTTCACCTGGCTGGTGCCGGACAAGCAGCGCCCGGACTGGGTCACGGGCGCGAAGTCCCGCGTGGTGCTGCAGGGAACCGGGGATTGGCTGATGGCCCTC from Bradyrhizobium sp. CCBAU 53351 includes the following:
- the treZ gene encoding malto-oligosyltrehalose trehalohydrolase, which gives rise to MIQRLGLAGHARRRGAEIVDHGVSFNLWAPTARSVELLETGRPPQRMSRDDDGWYQMLSPTAHAGTRYQFRINEDLIVPDPASFFQPDDVGAPSEVVDIAALRDPVPYPGRPWAEAVIYELHVGTFSEEGTYAGVEKRLPYLRDLGITAIELMPINDVPGRHNWGYDGVLLNAPNARYGRPQDLKRLLRAAHALDIMVYLDVVYNHFGPQLNYLHAYAENFFNNRHTTGWGPAVNLEGSDGAFVREFLIENALMWLGDYGFDGLRFDAVHALKDHSERHFLIELAEIIRHELPGRRVHLMLENEANQAHLLERKDGRPRYFDAQWGDDFHNALHVLLTGEDEGYYRAFADKPLEHLARSLTEGFAYQGEVFALHDAPRGEPSAHLPPEATIFFAQNHDQIGNRALGERLSTLVSPEKLEQAMALVLLNPHIPMLFMGEEAAVETPFLFFADWTGEAAELTREGRRKEFSHFKAFSTPEMRARIPDPCDESTFQASKLDWASMDHSPGCVRFRALTTQLLTIRREKILPLIEQGFVSAQRELLGDDPRRGGVDVRWRTEKGDTLQIVANFADHRLSTPELVAGECLWRSGPSDEQALLPGNIIVRLGHA
- the glgA gene encoding glycogen synthase GlgA, with amino-acid sequence MRILFATPEVSDFIQVGGLAAVSAALPRALRDLADVRVIIPGYPAVLRGLSDLKTVGRCQPYAALPAFEVDLGHTADGLTYYVVRCPALYDRDGTPYADGRGADWSDNNVRFATFSYAAAQIARGLVDKDWSADLVHANDWQCALIPGYLEWHYAHIPTVFTIHNLAYQGVFDRSSLAPLGIPEASFNIDGVEFYNRLSFIKAGLVYASHLTTVSQTYAREITTAEFGCGLEGLLKQRADRNQLSGILNGIDESWDPRTCSSLLQPFGAGDWTERSLNAEDVRDQFGLAISRGPLFALVARLVHQKGVDLVIESAQAIVDAGGQIVVTGKGEPRFEEALLQAQARAPRSIAVKIGFDDAEARKIFAGSDFTLMPSRFEPCGLSQMYAQRFGSLPIGHRTGGLAETIVDGETGFLFDRASAPGFLGSLCRAFSTFGMKDRLDHMRRAAMAQAFSWSQSAKSYAALYKSSI
- the glgX gene encoding glycogen debranching protein GlgX produces the protein MDQKTQSDDALTRAASSLRRSRITEGKPFPLGATWDGLGVNFALFSAYATKVELCLFDADGETEIERIELPEYTDEVWHGYLPSARPGTVYGYRVHGPYEPDAGHRFNPNKLLLDPYAKQLAGQLRWGPELFGYQLDHADKDLSFDERDSAPLMQKCRVIDPAFTWGAARKPEVPWERTIVYEMHVKGFTQLHPLVPEADRGTFSGLAHSEISAYLRSLGITSAELLPIHAFVDDSYLVDKGLRNYWGYNSIAFFAPEPRYLKTPFANEFKEMVNQFHAHGIEIILDVVYNHTAEGNELGPTLSFKGIDNASYYRLLPDQKRYYINDTGTGNTVNLSHPRVLQLVADSLRYWANEMRVDGFRFDLATILAREPYGFDEGGGFLDACRQDPVLSSVKLIAEPWDIGPGGYQVGQFPPGWAEWNDKFRDSARAFWKGDEGSIADFAKRVSGSGDLFNKRGRRPWASVNFITAHDGFNLNDLVSYNDKHNEANGEDNRDGHSNNHSWNCGVEGPTDDPEITALRERQKRNLLATMLLSHGTPMLLAGDEFGHTQNGNNNAYAQDNETTWLDWMGITANGRSLREFARKLIATRKAFPILYRSRFLVGSHNEELDVKDVTWLSPSGDEMTSEQWQDGNAKCFGMLLDGRAQETGIKRRGSDATMLLIYNAHYDVVNFTLPTVTDGNSWLGLIDTNQPEAQMPAFELGHAYAVTGRSLVVFGLATENAATRRLLQGLGALLDVAEAPLPR
- a CDS encoding sulfite exporter TauE/SafE family protein, translated to MAFLFVLIVGLVAGTISGIVGTGSSIMLMPVLVYAYGPKEAVPIMAVASVMANFSRILAWWREVDWRACAAYSVTGIPAAVLGARTLLALPSHAVDLAIGLFLIAMVPVRHWLARHDLKANLWHLAIGGAVIGYLTGIVVSTGPLSVPLFLFYGLSKGAFLATEAASSLGLYFAKSVTFERFGALTGDVFVKGLIAGASLMSGAFIAKRFVLHLKPDMFRLLMDAIMIAAGLSMLWNATQP
- a CDS encoding bifunctional diguanylate cyclase/phosphodiesterase, which encodes MNEPEGNDEAAPPRLRSVVRAMIWATVPVLLLVQLLASAGVEASSFWSQIRQLDARMARVAESRAELIAEPLWKMRYDQVTGVLNEIMHDETIAAAAVYDDTGAAIARVVARPEGQTVAEVSRPIQYSNGNMAVQAGRIAIAYSHATLYADTGSRMVLLLVVGLLATFATLIAMRISANIFIGRPLAAMMSAIQRSKQDGRAYPADVTSANEFGQLARAFNAMQHTTSGALDRLGHMAAHDPLTGLPNRRSLTERLAVASRDGGRPDALVAFCFIDLDDFKGINDTFGHEAGDQLLVHISQRLRRAVEAEDWVARLGGDEFVVIRPEVSNEASAHAFAQQVLAAISEPIRLHDKQVVPRASIGLAVRRADDPELSHLPTLADIALYHAKSKAPGTVAVLDEALQRDYRRRRDLELAIPTGFAEGQFEVWYQSQVDLESHDVVGLEALIRWRHPEHGVIGPAEFLPLIERSGNNARLTRYVLTDACWALQRLAAAGRPQIRIAINLPPSELADHSLAAELRATCARFDVAASLLELEITEGSLINNIASASETLHRLRRLGATIALDDFGTGYSSLAHLRRFPLDKVKIDKAFINEIPDSAEDKAIVGVIASLAGTLGLTLVAEGIERAEQAAAMREMGVRFGQGYFYQRPQPLDAVLQWLETRPAVESRVLADSPSIAPEFAA